The following proteins come from a genomic window of Gimesia sp.:
- a CDS encoding DUF1552 domain-containing protein, whose translation MRNHSARRRTVDDARRRFLRGAGVALALPLLESLQRPALGKESSAAMPGRMLLISNNLGVLPQHFFPKESGAKYQLSPYLSELKELTSDFTVFSGLSHPACEGGHSTENCFLTGAKHPTSSGFRNTVSLDQYAAEHLGRQTRFATLNLGVNIDKANRSLSWTRDGVLLPAEDSPARLFQKMFIQGDSAQIKRRLEHLKRRGSILDAVSESTQRLNRELGPEDRSRLDQYFTSIRELEQRLVTAGEWEQSPKPKIVAELPEDILDRGLLFDKLEQMLAMAVLALQSDSTRIVTLMVDAFATPVFQLSEQEKSLTSYHPLSHHGMRAHHLAQLEKADRRQMQLLKRVLEKLQTVQGNTGRLLDSTMVLYGSNMGDANTHDNTNLPILLAGGGFQHGQHLAFNREANAPLCNLYLSMLQRMGVETDRFGSSSSTLTGLKG comes from the coding sequence ATGAGAAATCACTCAGCCCGACGACGGACAGTGGATGATGCTCGCCGGCGTTTTTTACGCGGTGCCGGTGTGGCTCTCGCACTTCCCCTGTTGGAGAGTCTGCAGCGACCTGCGCTGGGGAAGGAGTCTTCCGCTGCGATGCCTGGTCGCATGCTGTTGATTTCGAATAATCTGGGAGTCTTGCCGCAACACTTTTTTCCCAAAGAGAGCGGCGCCAAGTACCAGCTCTCTCCTTATCTGAGTGAGCTCAAGGAGTTGACTTCTGATTTCACCGTCTTCAGTGGTTTATCGCATCCGGCCTGCGAAGGAGGACATTCTACTGAGAACTGTTTCCTGACTGGAGCCAAACATCCGACGAGCAGCGGTTTTCGCAATACGGTTTCTCTCGATCAATATGCGGCCGAGCATCTGGGACGCCAGACCCGGTTCGCCACTTTGAACCTGGGAGTGAATATCGACAAGGCGAATCGTAGTCTCTCGTGGACGCGGGACGGCGTTCTGTTACCTGCGGAAGACAGTCCCGCTCGGTTGTTTCAGAAGATGTTCATTCAGGGAGACTCGGCGCAGATTAAGCGGCGGCTGGAACATCTGAAACGGCGGGGCAGTATTCTGGATGCGGTTTCCGAGTCGACGCAGCGATTGAATCGTGAACTGGGGCCGGAGGACCGTTCGCGTCTGGATCAGTATTTTACATCGATCCGCGAACTGGAACAGCGACTGGTGACTGCGGGGGAATGGGAGCAGAGCCCCAAGCCGAAAATCGTGGCGGAATTGCCGGAAGATATTCTGGATCGGGGGCTGCTGTTCGACAAGCTGGAACAGATGCTGGCGATGGCGGTGCTGGCACTGCAGTCCGACTCGACGCGGATCGTCACATTGATGGTGGATGCCTTCGCGACGCCCGTCTTTCAACTGTCGGAACAGGAAAAGAGTCTGACGAGTTATCATCCACTGAGCCATCACGGGATGCGGGCTCATCACCTGGCGCAGCTGGAAAAAGCGGATCGCCGCCAGATGCAGTTGTTGAAGCGGGTGCTTGAGAAACTGCAGACCGTGCAGGGAAATACGGGACGACTGCTGGACAGTACGATGGTGCTGTATGGCAGTAACATGGGTGATGCGAATACCCATGATAATACGAATCTCCCGATTCTCCTGGCAGGAGGCGGCTTTCAACATGGCCAGCACCTCGCGTTTAACCGGGAAGCGAACGCACCTTTGTGCAATCTGTATCTGAGTATGCTGCAAAGGATGGGAGTGGAAACCGATCGCTTCGGTTCCAGCAGCAGTACGCTGACAGGCCTGAAAGGTTGA
- a CDS encoding DUF1588 domain-containing protein produces MFAWFLACAFLIITAYCEAEAADAVPAGIGQNERTLLKSTCVDCHSGESAEAKLDLQQISFDLKDKTARHRWVQIYDRIAAGEMPPDPADLSAENRQALLESLSRALLQVDQAEVSNHGRGPMRRLTRQEYEQNLRDLLRLPELDIRDMLPADRERLHCNKVAEVLDMSRIQLEAYLDAADAALRQAVASGVKPRPRKQERLPATRMFLTAQTFGEREAMFYAKDSKLVPLSMADLNRIRKENSHDPAMELAIFRSASWPYYGYPDQFKAVQPGTYRLRFSARAVRQLRDFSLKPAQSSIPMNFRARKRSGADVSGDVRATKEILDIQPEPTIYETTIRLKQNETFEYSLLGLPVPRAINPPNAPLYYDFPPRPEGGHPGVAFQWLEITGPLDSEVWPPASHRRLFGDLPIRATQKGALPVELVTEQPDQEARRLLRRFIKQAEREPTPEEVIQVYERLVLGELKRGEPLAESLLSGYSAFLCSGQYLYLPEPQQNSEQLPYAVASRLSHFLGNTCPDGELKSHVADGDLLQPTVLRSETERLLKAESSEAFVNNFTDYWLSLKDIRQDEPDARLYPEYRFDDYLIDSLALETRAFFRYLLEENLPITALVQTDFIFANDRLARHYDLPPLEGSRLRRVALPAESPYGGLITQGAILKVTANGTTTSPVIRGAWIMERIMGEPPPPPPPSVPAVEPDIRGAKTIRNQLAQHTRDPVCANCHARFDPVGFALENYDIMGAWRNRYRSLGRGEKVTGIDRAGHDYAYFIAGPVDAGGQLRDGRAFQNIQELKQLLVQNPRQLARNFLQQLTLYATGTPVRFSDRPVIESILDQCKADQYRVRDLLLALVQSRIFLGTEPVAAAKGSQS; encoded by the coding sequence ATGTTCGCGTGGTTTCTGGCGTGTGCTTTCCTGATAATAACAGCGTATTGTGAAGCCGAGGCTGCTGATGCGGTCCCGGCTGGTATTGGACAAAATGAGCGTACACTGCTGAAGTCAACCTGTGTGGACTGTCATTCGGGAGAATCGGCAGAGGCAAAACTGGATCTGCAGCAGATCTCGTTCGACCTGAAAGACAAAACGGCTCGCCACCGCTGGGTTCAGATCTATGATCGAATCGCGGCGGGGGAAATGCCCCCCGATCCGGCAGACCTGTCCGCGGAGAATCGGCAGGCGTTACTTGAGTCGTTGTCGCGAGCGCTGCTGCAGGTTGATCAGGCGGAAGTCAGTAACCACGGACGGGGACCTATGCGGCGGCTGACGCGTCAGGAGTATGAACAGAACCTGCGTGATCTGCTCCGGTTACCCGAACTGGATATCCGCGACATGCTGCCCGCCGACCGGGAACGTCTGCATTGTAACAAGGTGGCGGAAGTGCTGGACATGTCCCGGATTCAACTGGAAGCCTATCTCGATGCCGCCGATGCTGCATTGCGGCAGGCGGTCGCTTCAGGAGTCAAACCCCGGCCCCGAAAACAGGAACGATTGCCGGCCACGCGGATGTTTTTAACTGCACAAACCTTTGGGGAACGGGAGGCGATGTTCTATGCGAAGGATTCGAAACTGGTGCCTCTCTCGATGGCGGACCTGAACCGGATCCGCAAGGAGAACAGCCATGATCCGGCAATGGAACTTGCCATCTTTCGTTCTGCCTCCTGGCCTTACTATGGTTACCCCGATCAGTTCAAAGCGGTACAGCCCGGCACTTATCGACTGCGATTTTCAGCCCGTGCGGTGCGACAGTTACGGGATTTCAGTCTCAAGCCGGCTCAGTCTTCGATTCCCATGAACTTCCGCGCGCGTAAACGGTCGGGGGCGGATGTCTCCGGCGACGTGCGGGCCACAAAAGAGATTCTGGACATTCAACCGGAGCCCACGATCTATGAGACGACGATCCGACTGAAACAGAACGAGACCTTCGAGTACAGTCTGCTGGGACTGCCGGTTCCCCGGGCGATCAATCCACCCAATGCACCGCTCTACTATGACTTTCCCCCACGGCCGGAAGGCGGGCACCCCGGTGTTGCCTTTCAGTGGCTGGAGATTACCGGCCCCCTCGATTCCGAAGTCTGGCCGCCCGCTTCACATCGTCGGCTGTTTGGAGATCTACCGATTCGTGCGACACAAAAAGGAGCTCTGCCTGTAGAACTGGTGACAGAGCAACCTGATCAGGAAGCACGCAGGCTGCTCAGACGATTTATTAAACAGGCCGAGCGGGAGCCCACTCCGGAAGAGGTAATCCAGGTTTATGAACGACTGGTGCTGGGAGAACTGAAGCGGGGGGAACCGCTTGCAGAGTCACTGCTCTCGGGGTATAGCGCCTTTCTCTGTTCGGGACAGTACCTGTACCTGCCTGAGCCCCAGCAGAATTCTGAGCAGTTACCTTACGCGGTGGCGTCCCGGTTGTCACACTTCCTGGGGAATACCTGTCCTGATGGCGAGTTGAAGTCGCATGTGGCTGACGGTGATCTGCTGCAGCCGACGGTATTGCGCTCAGAAACAGAACGCCTGCTGAAGGCGGAATCATCCGAGGCGTTTGTGAACAACTTCACGGATTACTGGCTATCGCTGAAAGACATCCGGCAGGATGAACCCGATGCGCGGCTCTATCCCGAATATCGTTTCGATGATTACCTGATCGATTCCCTGGCGCTGGAGACGCGTGCTTTCTTCCGCTATCTGCTTGAAGAGAACCTGCCGATTACTGCGCTGGTGCAGACCGATTTTATCTTTGCGAACGACCGACTGGCCCGGCATTACGATCTGCCGCCGCTGGAAGGATCCAGGCTCCGTCGTGTTGCGTTACCTGCAGAGAGCCCGTACGGCGGATTGATCACCCAGGGGGCGATCCTGAAAGTGACAGCGAACGGGACGACGACCTCACCTGTGATTCGGGGCGCCTGGATCATGGAGCGAATTATGGGCGAACCTCCGCCTCCGCCACCGCCGTCGGTGCCTGCGGTCGAACCCGACATTCGGGGGGCGAAGACCATCCGCAACCAACTGGCGCAACACACGCGCGATCCGGTCTGTGCGAACTGCCATGCCCGCTTTGATCCGGTCGGCTTTGCACTGGAAAATTACGATATCATGGGGGCCTGGCGGAATCGGTATCGCAGTCTCGGGCGGGGGGAAAAAGTGACAGGCATCGATCGAGCCGGCCACGATTATGCTTATTTCATTGCTGGTCCCGTAGACGCCGGTGGTCAGTTGCGCGATGGTCGTGCGTTTCAGAACATCCAGGAATTAAAACAGTTGCTGGTGCAGAACCCGCGGCAGCTGGCCCGGAACTTTCTACAGCAGTTGACCCTCTATGCCACGGGCACCCCGGTTCGCTTTTCGGATCGACCCGTGATTGAATCCATTCTCGATCAATGCAAGGCCGATCAATATCGGGTTCGCGATTTACTGCTGGCGCTGGTTCAGAGCCGCATTTTTCTGGGAACCGAACCTGTTGCAGCAGCGAAGGGAAGCCAATCATGA
- a CDS encoding DUF1559 domain-containing protein, producing the protein MFRGRRGFTLIELLVVIAIIAILIALLLPAVQQAREAARRSQCKNNLKQLGLALHNYHDTFQVFPFGMINPTNGDLPGSPRPPTDNTGWYPMILPYIEQGALYNEFMEEQQNSARTGAIYWSRKESIVPMMMCPSDPAGPKNVTYGQTSPTSNGSQGFHGNYAVCSGSTHFGPVNSYTQLNGMFYSRSRTRLRDLTDGASTTLMASEIILSADSSKHDVRGRLMNPRCMGTFITTLETPNTNVGDVLIACLEIPHAPCGADSTTNSRTFARSYHTGGVHGLLADGAVRFISENIDRATYQGLGTRAGQEVINEF; encoded by the coding sequence ATGTTTCGCGGGAGACGAGGATTCACGTTGATCGAACTGCTGGTGGTGATTGCCATCATCGCCATATTAATTGCGCTCCTGCTTCCGGCTGTGCAACAAGCGCGGGAAGCGGCACGTCGCAGTCAGTGTAAGAACAATCTGAAACAACTGGGACTGGCGCTGCACAATTACCACGATACCTTCCAGGTGTTTCCCTTTGGCATGATCAACCCGACCAATGGAGATCTGCCGGGATCCCCCCGTCCACCGACAGACAATACCGGCTGGTATCCGATGATTCTGCCCTATATCGAACAGGGGGCCTTGTACAACGAATTCATGGAAGAGCAGCAGAACTCAGCGCGGACCGGTGCCATCTACTGGAGCAGGAAAGAGTCGATCGTACCGATGATGATGTGTCCCAGCGATCCGGCAGGGCCGAAAAATGTGACCTATGGTCAGACGAGTCCCACCAGTAACGGTTCACAGGGATTCCACGGAAATTATGCAGTCTGTTCCGGATCGACGCACTTTGGACCCGTAAACAGTTACACGCAGTTGAATGGCATGTTTTATTCGCGTTCCCGTACGCGGCTGCGTGATCTGACCGATGGTGCTTCTACGACCCTGATGGCCAGCGAGATTATTCTCTCAGCCGACAGTTCCAAGCATGATGTGCGCGGCCGACTGATGAATCCCCGCTGCATGGGAACGTTTATCACAACACTGGAAACGCCGAATACGAATGTAGGTGATGTGTTAATCGCCTGTCTGGAAATTCCGCATGCTCCCTGCGGGGCGGACAGTACCACGAACAGTCGCACGTTTGCCCGCAGCTATCATACAGGGGGAGTACATGGTCTGCTGGCCGATGGTGCGGTCCGCTTTATTTCTGAAAATATTGATCGCGCCACCTACCAGGGGCTGGGAACCCGCGCCGGTCAGGAAGTCATAAACGAATTTTAA
- a CDS encoding GntR family transcriptional regulator — translation MSTSTPEATRLLPVSTLRLDIFSQILLSIFTGEYPSGTRLKVQHLAQRFGVSSTPVREAIVELSGIGVVEMIPNRGAVVTPLGISEIREMYHIRRILEVESARCACECADLEEIRQLLEETKALQQGPRGADWSLLCSDNDQRTHTAIVKASGIRRLKTELQRYDRLMHMIRVLLKDWEPYLDQILTEHLQVLEAILQRDKDAAGAAMERHLKGTCERAVEGIFVRRIPETEAIQN, via the coding sequence ATGAGCACATCGACTCCTGAAGCAACCCGGCTCCTGCCCGTCAGCACGTTACGACTGGATATTTTCAGTCAGATACTGCTCTCGATATTTACAGGCGAATACCCCTCGGGAACGCGACTCAAAGTACAGCACCTGGCACAACGGTTTGGCGTCAGCAGCACGCCGGTTCGCGAAGCGATTGTTGAATTGAGCGGGATTGGAGTCGTCGAGATGATTCCCAATCGCGGGGCAGTTGTGACACCTCTGGGGATTTCTGAAATACGCGAGATGTACCATATCCGGCGGATTCTCGAAGTGGAATCAGCCCGCTGTGCCTGTGAGTGCGCCGACCTGGAGGAAATTCGACAGTTGCTGGAGGAAACCAAGGCATTACAACAGGGACCGCGCGGAGCGGACTGGAGTCTGCTTTGTTCGGACAACGACCAGCGTACCCATACCGCGATCGTCAAGGCATCCGGAATCAGGCGATTGAAGACCGAACTGCAGCGCTACGATCGACTGATGCATATGATTCGCGTTTTGCTCAAAGACTGGGAGCCTTACCTGGATCAGATTCTCACTGAGCATCTGCAGGTTCTGGAAGCGATACTGCAACGTGATAAAGATGCGGCCGGGGCGGCGATGGAGCGTCATTTGAAAGGCACGTGTGAGCGGGCCGTCGAAGGCATTTTTGTGCGCCGGATACCGGAAACTGAAGCTATACAAAATTGA
- a CDS encoding SDR family oxidoreductase encodes MQNLIGKTALITGAAAGIGREIALQLAAEGVDLFLLDVDESGLADTEETASLLGVKVISRRCDLTDSHQITATMQEVLSTWDGVDILVNNAGVAFYGPTHTMTAEQWDWLLGINLLAPIQITRELLPSLLNRPEAHIVNVSSICGLVQGNRFSAYQVSKYGLLGFSEALRAEYSRQGLGVSAICPGPVTTRLFEVAPSGRDGKQTPIPPRWICTTPELVAQKAVKAIYRDQGICLVGWVAYVLYYLKRIAPWSLDLAFRFGRRRRMKKKAQELALQAEQQFEGSADFSSKAA; translated from the coding sequence ATGCAGAATTTAATAGGTAAAACAGCACTCATCACCGGTGCCGCTGCGGGGATCGGCAGAGAGATTGCATTGCAGCTGGCTGCGGAAGGTGTGGATCTGTTTCTGCTGGATGTCGATGAAAGTGGTCTAGCAGATACGGAGGAAACGGCATCTTTGCTGGGCGTGAAGGTCATCAGCCGACGCTGTGATCTGACCGACTCACATCAGATTACCGCCACGATGCAGGAAGTGCTGAGTACCTGGGACGGTGTCGATATTCTGGTGAATAACGCGGGCGTTGCCTTCTACGGTCCGACGCACACGATGACCGCAGAACAGTGGGACTGGCTTCTGGGTATCAATCTGCTGGCACCAATCCAGATTACACGAGAGCTACTTCCCAGTCTGTTAAACCGCCCCGAAGCTCATATAGTCAACGTTTCCAGCATTTGCGGCCTCGTTCAAGGCAATCGATTCAGTGCTTACCAGGTCAGTAAATATGGCCTGCTGGGTTTCAGTGAAGCACTTCGCGCCGAATACAGCCGACAGGGACTGGGCGTCTCCGCCATCTGTCCCGGACCGGTGACGACACGTCTGTTTGAAGTGGCTCCGTCAGGACGAGACGGCAAGCAGACCCCGATTCCTCCCCGCTGGATTTGTACGACCCCCGAATTGGTGGCGCAGAAAGCGGTCAAAGCCATCTACCGTGATCAGGGAATTTGCCTGGTGGGCTGGGTGGCCTATGTGCTTTATTATCTGAAGCGGATTGCGCCCTGGTCATTGGATCTTGCTTTTCGATTCGGCCGCCGTCGACGCATGAAGAAGAAGGCACAGGAGCTGGCGCTTCAGGCCGAACAGCAGTTCGAAGGGTCTGCTGATTTCTCATCGAAGGCTGCATAA
- a CDS encoding DinB family protein produces MDIRQRIEDYLAGPEQLRQAIEGMTDAELDAAPIPGKWSTRQVVCHIADFEPVYADRMKWVLVEENPPLPGGDPDQFAEKLAYEQRDLEEELQLISAVRNHMGRILKTLEPAQFERTGIHTRDGELSLWTLLDRITGHIPHHIKLIQEKRDALAS; encoded by the coding sequence ATGGATATCAGACAGCGGATCGAAGACTACCTGGCCGGACCGGAACAATTACGACAGGCCATCGAGGGGATGACTGACGCTGAACTGGATGCTGCCCCAATTCCCGGAAAATGGTCGACGCGACAGGTGGTCTGTCACATCGCGGACTTCGAACCTGTGTATGCGGACCGGATGAAGTGGGTGCTGGTAGAAGAGAATCCACCATTGCCGGGAGGCGATCCCGATCAGTTCGCTGAAAAACTGGCGTATGAGCAGCGCGATCTGGAAGAGGAACTGCAGCTGATTTCCGCGGTACGGAATCATATGGGACGAATCCTGAAGACATTGGAACCGGCTCAGTTCGAACGCACGGGCATTCATACCCGTGATGGGGAATTGTCGCTGTGGACTCTGCTCGACCGGATCACGGGGCATATCCCGCACCATATCAAACTGATTCAGGAAAAGCGGGACGCGCTGGCTTCCTGA
- a CDS encoding protocatechuate 3,4-dioxygenase: MQRQSTSAGRRDFLKWSSFSLAAFTTPGLMAEELIRTPSMTEGPFYPDRMPLDTDNDLLVINDSITPAVGEVTHLTGKVLDSKGNPLRNAFVEIWQVDNKASYIHTRGENKEGRDGNFQGYGRFLTDSKGKYYFRTIKPVPYRAGRGFRTPHIHVAISQNGHRILTTQLLVKGHEMNAEDGVYRQIRDPQQRETILVDFKPLPDSKLGELAANFDIILGKTAEENPDGTIKGGIGKSEFGSRQRPPRR, encoded by the coding sequence ATGCAACGTCAATCGACAAGCGCTGGTCGGCGGGATTTTCTTAAATGGTCTTCTTTCAGCCTGGCGGCGTTTACCACCCCCGGGTTGATGGCAGAGGAACTGATCCGGACGCCATCCATGACCGAAGGACCGTTCTACCCGGATCGGATGCCCCTGGATACGGACAATGACCTGCTGGTGATTAACGATTCCATCACGCCTGCGGTGGGAGAGGTCACGCACCTGACTGGCAAAGTTCTGGACAGCAAAGGGAATCCCCTGCGGAATGCGTTTGTCGAAATCTGGCAGGTGGACAACAAAGCCTCTTACATTCACACGCGTGGCGAAAATAAAGAGGGGCGTGACGGCAACTTTCAGGGCTACGGCCGCTTCCTGACTGATTCTAAGGGGAAGTATTATTTCCGCACGATCAAGCCGGTTCCCTATCGGGCGGGGCGGGGATTCCGTACGCCGCACATACATGTTGCCATCAGTCAGAACGGACACCGGATTCTGACTACGCAGCTGTTGGTCAAAGGGCACGAGATGAATGCGGAAGATGGCGTCTACCGTCAGATCCGCGATCCTCAGCAGCGGGAAACGATTCTGGTCGATTTCAAACCGCTGCCCGATTCGAAGCTGGGAGAGCTGGCTGCGAACTTTGATATCATTCTGGGGAAAACCGCAGAAGAAAATCCGGATGGCACCATCAAGGGGGGCATCGGTAAATCCGAGTTCGGCAGCAGACAGCGTCCGCCCCGCAGGTAA